Proteins encoded in a region of the Campylobacter geochelonis genome:
- the hemL gene encoding glutamate-1-semialdehyde 2,1-aminomutase: MTNHEAFLEAKKYIPGGVDSPVRAFGSVGSEPFMVERAKGAFIYDVEGKKYLDFVQSWGPLIFGHADKDIQNAVIKTAKNGLSFGASSPLETKLAKIVLEQFDYLDKIRFVSSGTEATMSAIRLARGFSGKDGIIKFEGCYHGHSDSLLVKAGSGATTFGNSSSAGVPQDVAKNTYLAIYNDIESVKNILKENHNIGTIIIEPVAGNMGLVPADKQFLKELRKICDEKNIVLILDEVMSGYRASKLGSYGIYGVKGDIVTFGKVIGGGMNVAAFAGKEEIMNHISPLGAVYQAGTLSGNPVAMAAGIASLTKINESENLYSELESLATLFMTGLKEIADECGVYLQICVRGSMFGYFFNEFEVKNYDDALKSDTKKFAKFHTGMINEGIFLAPSQFETGFICAAMSRKDIEFALKKARKVMKTL; encoded by the coding sequence ATGACAAATCACGAGGCTTTTTTAGAGGCTAAAAAATACATCCCAGGTGGAGTTGATTCGCCTGTTAGGGCTTTTGGAAGCGTTGGAAGCGAACCGTTTATGGTAGAGCGAGCAAAAGGAGCTTTTATATATGATGTAGAGGGCAAAAAATACCTTGATTTTGTCCAAAGCTGGGGGCCTTTGATATTTGGTCATGCTGATAAAGATATTCAAAATGCTGTTATTAAAACGGCAAAAAATGGTTTAAGCTTTGGAGCTTCAAGCCCACTTGAAACTAAGCTTGCAAAGATAGTTTTAGAGCAGTTTGACTATCTTGATAAAATTCGTTTCGTAAGTAGTGGCACAGAAGCTACAATGAGTGCAATCCGCCTTGCGCGGGGCTTTAGTGGCAAAGATGGGATTATTAAATTTGAAGGTTGTTATCATGGACATAGCGATAGTTTGTTGGTAAAAGCCGGAAGCGGGGCAACTACTTTTGGAAACTCAAGTAGCGCTGGAGTGCCTCAAGATGTGGCAAAAAACACATATTTAGCTATTTATAACGACATCGAAAGTGTAAAAAATATACTCAAAGAAAATCATAACATAGGAACTATCATCATCGAGCCAGTTGCTGGAAATATGGGCTTAGTTCCAGCCGATAAGCAGTTTTTAAAAGAGCTTAGAAAAATTTGTGATGAGAAAAATATAGTTTTGATTTTAGATGAGGTTATGAGCGGATATCGTGCTAGCAAGCTTGGAAGTTATGGAATTTATGGCGTAAAGGGCGATATAGTTACGTTTGGTAAGGTTATAGGTGGCGGTATGAATGTGGCTGCTTTTGCTGGAAAAGAGGAGATAATGAACCACATAAGTCCACTAGGAGCGGTTTATCAAGCAGGAACGCTAAGTGGAAATCCAGTGGCTATGGCAGCTGGAATTGCGTCTTTAACTAAGATAAATGAGAGTGAAAACCTATATAGCGAGCTTGAAAGCTTGGCAACTTTGTTTATGACAGGGTTAAAAGAGATAGCTGATGAGTGTGGGGTTTATCTTCAAATTTGCGTTCGTGGCTCGATGTTTGGCTACTTTTTTAACGAATTTGAGGTTAAAAACTACGATGATGCGCTAAAAAGTGACACTAAAAAGTTTGCTAAATTTCATACAGGCATGATAAATGAGGGTATTTTTCTAGCTCCAAGCCAGTTTGAAACAGGCTTTATATGCGCTGCTATGAGCAGAAAAGATATAGAATTCGCACTTAAAAAAGCTAGAAAAGTTATGAAAACATTATGA
- the folD gene encoding bifunctional methylenetetrahydrofolate dehydrogenase/methenyltetrahydrofolate cyclohydrolase FolD yields MTLIDGKAISAKVKDEVRLEALNLASKGVKPGLAVILVGEDKASQTYVASKEKACIACEINSIMHRLDADTSEEMLLNLIKDLNEDELVDGILVQLPLPKHINTDKVLETICPDKDVDGFHAVNVGRLVSGLDGFVPCTPLGVMRLLKEYGIEVAGKNAVIIGRSNIVGKPMANLLLNASATVTITHSKTKNLSDITKKADIIVAAIGKPNFLKADMISDGAVVVDVGINRLEDGKLVGDVDFQAVAPKCSFITPVPGGVGPMTIAMLLQNTITSAKNRLARKR; encoded by the coding sequence ATGACACTAATAGATGGAAAAGCCATAAGCGCAAAAGTCAAAGATGAAGTTAGGCTTGAAGCACTAAATTTAGCCTCAAAAGGCGTTAAACCAGGACTTGCAGTTATCCTTGTAGGAGAAGATAAAGCAAGTCAAACTTATGTCGCTTCAAAAGAAAAAGCGTGTATCGCATGCGAAATCAACTCTATAATGCACCGCTTAGATGCCGATACTAGCGAAGAAATGCTTTTAAATTTAATAAAAGATTTAAACGAAGATGAGCTAGTTGATGGTATTTTAGTTCAACTTCCACTTCCAAAACACATCAACACAGACAAAGTTTTAGAAACGATTTGTCCTGATAAAGATGTCGATGGCTTTCATGCTGTAAATGTCGGTCGCTTGGTTAGTGGACTTGATGGCTTTGTGCCTTGTACTCCACTTGGAGTTATGCGACTTTTAAAAGAGTATGGCATCGAAGTAGCCGGTAAAAACGCCGTTATCATCGGACGAAGTAATATAGTTGGAAAGCCTATGGCAAATTTACTTTTAAACGCAAGTGCGACAGTTACGATAACTCATAGCAAAACTAAAAATTTAAGCGATATCACTAAAAAAGCCGATATCATCGTAGCAGCTATCGGCAAACCAAATTTCTTAAAAGCTGATATGATAAGCGATGGCGCTGTTGTCGTGGATGTTGGAATCAACCGCCTTGAAGATGGCAAACTTGTAGGAGATGTTGATTTTCAAGCAGTTGCGCCAAAATGCTCATTTATAACTCCAGTTCCAGGTGGTGTTGGTCCTATGACAATAGCTATGCTTCTTCAAAACACCATAACTTCAGCTAAAAACCGCTTAGCGAGAAAGAGATAG
- the ychF gene encoding redox-regulated ATPase YchF codes for MGLAVGIVGLPNVGKSTTFNALTKAQNAEAQNYPFCTIEPNKAIVPVPDVRLKELAKIVIPNKIQYSTIEFVDIAGLVKGASKGEGLGNKFLSNIRETEIILHIVRCFDDENITHVEGKIDPIRDIEIIQTELILADIEQLSRKIERLNKEVKSNQKGAKEQLEIATKLLEHLNNGESASSFEEFTSDAFSELNKELRLLSAKEVVYGANVDEEGIAQDNEYVKTLKEYAAKSNHEVIKLCAKIEEELVGLEDDEAKEMLESLGSSESGLEHIIRTAFAKLNLISYFTAGVIEVRAWTITKGWKAPKAASVIHNDFERGFIRAEVIAYDDYVACGGESKAKEAGKMRLEGKEYVVADGDVMHFRFNV; via the coding sequence ATGGGACTAGCTGTAGGCATCGTAGGACTCCCAAATGTGGGCAAATCAACAACTTTTAACGCTCTTACAAAGGCACAAAACGCAGAAGCGCAAAACTATCCATTTTGCACAATCGAGCCAAACAAAGCCATCGTGCCAGTGCCTGATGTAAGGCTAAAAGAGCTTGCTAAAATCGTGATTCCAAACAAAATTCAATACTCAACTATCGAATTTGTCGATATTGCTGGACTTGTAAAAGGAGCTAGCAAGGGCGAAGGGCTTGGGAATAAATTTCTTTCAAACATTAGAGAAACCGAAATCATCCTTCATATAGTTCGTTGCTTTGATGATGAAAACATCACTCATGTTGAGGGCAAAATCGATCCGATTCGCGATATCGAAATCATACAAACCGAGCTTATTTTAGCCGATATCGAGCAACTAAGCAGAAAAATAGAACGCCTAAACAAAGAGGTAAAATCAAACCAAAAAGGGGCAAAAGAGCAACTTGAAATCGCTACAAAACTACTTGAGCATTTAAATAATGGAGAGAGTGCAAGTAGCTTTGAAGAGTTTACAAGCGATGCATTTAGCGAACTTAATAAAGAGCTTCGCTTGCTTTCTGCTAAAGAGGTGGTTTATGGAGCAAATGTCGATGAAGAAGGAATCGCACAAGATAATGAGTATGTAAAAACACTTAAAGAATACGCCGCAAAAAGCAACCACGAAGTGATAAAACTATGCGCTAAAATCGAAGAAGAGCTTGTAGGACTTGAAGATGATGAGGCAAAAGAGATGTTAGAAAGCCTTGGATCTAGCGAGAGTGGGCTTGAGCATATCATACGAACGGCTTTTGCAAAACTAAATTTAATCAGCTACTTTACAGCTGGAGTTATAGAAGTTCGTGCATGGACGATAACAAAGGGCTGGAAAGCGCCAAAAGCGGCTAGTGTTATACATAATGACTTTGAGCGAGGATTTATCAGAGCTGAAGTTATAGCTTATGATGACTATGTAGCGTGCGGTGGCGAAAGCAAGGCAAAAGAGGCTGGAAAAATGAGGTTAGAGGGCAAAGAGTATGTTGTTGCCGATGGCGATGTAATGCACTTTAGGTTTAATGTTTAA
- a CDS encoding DedA family protein produces the protein MEEILKEWMINYHQYAYIILFFWCLLEGELALILGGILAHEGHVDIGFAIFVAGLGAFVGDQIYFYIGRYNKKYITKKLNKQKRKFAVAHLMLQKYGWPIVFLQRYIYGFRAIIPMSIGITRYSAKTFAIINLISGWVWAAITILLAWYFGQEIWKAVGWMEKHWYAAIPIIACFFAVIYYIFKEIEKKILNERKGKNSEINIS, from the coding sequence ATGGAGGAAATTTTAAAAGAATGGATGATAAATTATCATCAATACGCCTACATAATACTATTTTTTTGGTGTTTGTTAGAAGGCGAGTTAGCGCTTATTTTAGGTGGAATTTTAGCACATGAGGGTCATGTTGATATAGGTTTTGCTATATTTGTAGCTGGGCTTGGAGCTTTTGTAGGAGATCAAATTTACTTCTATATTGGCAGATATAACAAAAAATACATTACAAAAAAACTAAACAAGCAAAAACGCAAATTTGCAGTCGCTCATCTGATGCTTCAAAAATACGGCTGGCCGATTGTATTTTTACAACGCTATATCTATGGGTTTCGTGCGATAATTCCGATGAGTATCGGTATCACAAGATATAGCGCTAAAACTTTTGCCATTATAAATTTAATCAGCGGTTGGGTTTGGGCTGCTATAACTATACTTTTAGCTTGGTATTTTGGGCAAGAAATTTGGAAAGCAGTTGGCTGGATGGAAAAACACTGGTATGCGGCTATACCGATTATAGCGTGCTTTTTTGCGGTGATTTACTATATTTTTAAAGAGATTGAAAAGAAAATATTAAACGAAAGAAAAGGAAAAAATAGTGAAATTAACATTAGTTGA
- the rpiB gene encoding ribose 5-phosphate isomerase B produces MNIKRIYIASDHAGFLVKDESKKLLLDLGFEVVDLGANSAEVSVDYPDFAQILCQKVANEDEAYGVLICGTGIGISIAANRNPDIRCALCHDTFTATMAREHNDANVLAYGARVVGMGVVQEMLKAFFSTEFAGGRHQKRVDKLGCCC; encoded by the coding sequence ATGAATATTAAAAGAATTTACATAGCAAGCGATCATGCTGGGTTTTTAGTCAAAGATGAGAGCAAAAAGTTGCTTTTGGATTTAGGATTTGAGGTTGTTGATTTGGGTGCAAATAGCGCTGAAGTTAGTGTTGATTATCCTGATTTTGCTCAAATTTTATGCCAAAAAGTCGCAAACGAAGATGAAGCTTATGGCGTTTTAATATGTGGAACTGGAATTGGCATAAGCATAGCCGCAAACAGAAATCCAGACATTAGATGTGCGCTATGCCACGATACTTTCACAGCCACTATGGCAAGAGAGCACAACGATGCAAATGTGCTAGCATATGGCGCAAGAGTCGTTGGAATGGGCGTAGTTCAAGAGATGTTAAAAGCCTTTTTTTCGACAGAATTTGCAGGTGGAAGGCATCAAAAACGAGTCGATAAGCTAGGATGTTGTTGCTAG
- a CDS encoding site-2 protease family protein produces the protein MKMQNLSPTQLLTLAVVLIISIVGHEIAHGYIAYKFGDNTAKNAGRLSLNPLLHVDIIGTILVPAILYIAGGVIFGWAKPVPINTKTVIQNGGYKAAILVSLAGICYNLVLAILSFLLLHFNLAPEYALNFIFMALTINIILAIFNLYPIPPLDGSHALGYLARMFGFNGFANFYDSLSKYSLIVIIVIIISPVGEYVFYPISQILKSIIALI, from the coding sequence ATAAAAATGCAAAACCTAAGCCCAACTCAGCTTCTAACCCTTGCTGTAGTTTTAATCATCTCAATCGTAGGTCATGAGATAGCGCACGGATATATCGCTTATAAATTTGGCGATAACACCGCTAAAAACGCAGGTCGCTTGAGTTTAAATCCACTTTTGCATGTCGATATTATAGGAACTATTTTAGTTCCAGCGATTTTATATATCGCTGGTGGAGTTATTTTTGGTTGGGCAAAACCAGTTCCTATAAACACCAAAACGGTTATCCAAAATGGTGGATATAAAGCCGCTATTTTGGTAAGTTTAGCTGGAATTTGCTACAACCTTGTTTTAGCAATCTTATCCTTTTTGCTACTTCATTTTAACTTAGCGCCAGAGTATGCGCTAAATTTTATCTTTATGGCGCTAACGATTAATATCATTTTAGCTATTTTTAACCTCTACCCTATCCCGCCACTTGATGGCTCTCACGCACTTGGATATCTTGCTAGGATGTTTGGATTTAACGGTTTTGCAAATTTTTACGACAGTTTGTCAAAATACTCACTTATCGTTATTATAGTCATTATCATCTCGCCAGTTGGAGAGTATGTTTTTTATCCGATTTCTCAAATTTTAAAGAGCATTATCGCTTTAATCTGA
- a CDS encoding adenine phosphoribosyltransferase, which produces MIEMTNEEKKYLLSTIRSINDFPKPGIVFRDITTLLNNKDAFNFLMDHLEKRYKSYNLDFITGIESRGFIFGAALASRLRLPFVPIRKPKKLPYITISQKYSLEYGVDEIEIHIDAFSSVKDAKVLLVDDLIATGGTAKASVELINQTNATCVEACFLIDLKDLNGANLVSKLTPLYSILEV; this is translated from the coding sequence ATGATAGAAATGACAAATGAAGAGAAAAAATACCTTTTAAGCACGATTAGAAGCATAAACGACTTCCCAAAACCTGGTATTGTATTTCGCGATATAACGACACTTTTAAACAACAAAGATGCATTTAACTTTTTAATGGATCATTTAGAAAAACGTTATAAAAGCTACAATCTTGACTTTATAACCGGTATTGAAAGTCGTGGTTTTATCTTTGGGGCTGCCCTTGCTTCAAGACTTCGCCTACCTTTTGTGCCGATTAGAAAGCCAAAAAAGCTTCCATATATAACAATTTCACAAAAATACTCACTTGAGTATGGTGTCGATGAGATTGAAATTCATATCGATGCGTTTTCAAGTGTAAAAGATGCGAAAGTCTTGCTAGTTGATGATTTGATAGCAACTGGAGGAACGGCAAAAGCTTCTGTTGAACTTATAAACCAAACAAATGCAACTTGCGTTGAAGCCTGTTTTTTAATCGATTTAAAAGACTTAAATGGTGCAAATTTAGTCTCAAAACTAACTCCGCTTTACTCTATTTTAGAGGTTTAG
- a CDS encoding LutC/YkgG family protein produces MSSKEDILSRIREAKKIEGLVVEPTPDPVKFIKNANENNDLLSEFKTRVAENRAFVIECDKSEIEEKINEIIKKEEVKNLLYPVNLPIDVEKVDISTKFAFDNEIENFKERLFEYDFSIIQARMGVSSHGVFCVASSKEQPRLLSLTPKVCVVLLKKENMTKSMSGALNQIKEEDGRFPTNIIFISGPSRTADIELITVLGVHGSQIVYVILY; encoded by the coding sequence ATGAGTAGTAAAGAAGATATACTATCTCGCATAAGAGAGGCGAAAAAAATCGAAGGGCTTGTCGTAGAGCCAACGCCAGATCCGGTTAAATTTATAAAAAATGCAAACGAAAATAATGATTTGCTAAGCGAGTTTAAAACTCGTGTGGCTGAAAATAGAGCGTTTGTAATCGAGTGTGATAAGTCGGAAATAGAAGAGAAAATCAACGAAATTATCAAAAAAGAGGAGGTAAAAAACCTACTTTATCCAGTAAATTTACCTATAGATGTAGAAAAAGTTGATATAAGTACTAAATTTGCTTTTGATAATGAGATAGAGAATTTCAAAGAAAGACTTTTTGAGTATGATTTTTCTATCATACAAGCTAGAATGGGCGTTAGCTCGCATGGAGTTTTTTGCGTAGCATCAAGCAAAGAGCAACCACGACTTTTAAGTCTAACTCCAAAAGTATGCGTTGTGCTACTTAAAAAAGAGAATATGACTAAAAGTATGAGTGGGGCGCTAAATCAGATAAAAGAGGAAGATGGAAGATTTCCAACTAATATAATCTTCATCTCTGGCCCATCAAGAACGGCTGATATAGAGCTTATAACTGTTCTTGGAGTTCATGGTTCGCAAATCGTTTATGTGATTTTATACTAA
- the lepB gene encoding signal peptidase I, whose product MKKIFSKIYDFSSSWTGTIIIVLFVIFFVAQAFVIPSGSMKNTLLVGDFLFVKKFSYGIPTPHIPWLEVPVAPDFDGDGHILKGDMPRRGDIVVFRYPPDPKLHFVKRNFAVGGDEVIFTSKSMYLRPHEGDKYIDENYDKKDIVILNGVKFVKEPYKFKGIHYSDKIDILPTTIRALESGKFSMQPMYVKELPQLYSGLDFNAYYKKVPNGEFFMIGDNRDDSNDSRFWGSVPYKFIVGKPWFIYFSWDKNKKIRWERIGRFVDTVQNNEKFIHEQP is encoded by the coding sequence ATGAAAAAAATATTTAGTAAAATTTATGATTTTTCAAGCAGCTGGACTGGCACGATAATAATCGTTTTATTTGTGATATTTTTTGTAGCACAAGCCTTTGTCATACCGAGTGGCTCGATGAAAAATACACTTTTAGTTGGGGATTTTTTGTTCGTTAAAAAATTCTCTTATGGAATACCAACACCACATATCCCTTGGCTTGAAGTTCCGGTTGCGCCTGATTTTGATGGTGATGGACATATATTAAAAGGCGATATGCCACGCCGTGGAGATATCGTTGTATTTCGTTATCCACCAGATCCAAAACTTCACTTTGTTAAAAGAAATTTCGCTGTTGGTGGGGATGAAGTGATTTTTACTTCAAAAAGTATGTATCTACGCCCTCACGAAGGGGATAAATACATAGATGAAAACTACGATAAAAAAGATATAGTTATACTAAATGGGGTTAAATTTGTAAAAGAGCCATATAAATTTAAAGGGATACACTATAGCGATAAAATCGACATTTTACCAACTACAATCAGAGCTTTAGAAAGTGGCAAATTTTCTATGCAGCCGATGTATGTAAAAGAGTTGCCACAACTTTATAGTGGGCTAGATTTTAACGCATACTATAAAAAAGTGCCAAATGGTGAGTTTTTTATGATAGGCGATAACAGAGATGACTCAAACGATAGCCGTTTTTGGGGAAGTGTTCCGTATAAATTTATAGTTGGAAAGCCTTGGTTTATATATTTTAGCTGGGATAAAAACAAAAAAATTCGTTGGGAAAGAATCGGTCGCTTCGTAGATACCGTGCAAAATAATGAAAAATTTATCCACGAACAACCTTAA
- a CDS encoding leucyl aminopeptidase, protein MKLTLVDKPIDEISADFEVILVVDKNLEHKFIKDSDKFELLNYKGDTNLLLLESKRLYIGIKKLESDQIRKALASAYNTLKVYNITNFKVASYLGECTTKSYMALAEGLYLGSYEFNKYKSEKKKYTLKEIFISSSEFSGKTINLQKAQNGLKFGKIIADATNYAKDGVNEIPEIYTPQKMASEAEILAAGYDSVECEIYDEEFLQEQNMNAFLAVNRSSVHPPRLIHLVYKPDGEAKKRVVFVGKGLTYDSGGLSLKPSDYMLTMKCDKSGALAAMGIIKGAAELELPFEIHAVIGATENMIGGNSYKPDDVLISRSGVTIEVRNTDAEGRLVLADCLSWAQELKPDLLIDMATLTGACVVGLGEFTIGLLGNNEEFKLEYKKVTKASGELMSVLEFNDYLRELIKSNIADVSNTASSRYGGTTTAGLFLDKFIKDEYKDRWLHLDIAGPAYLEKAWGYNQIGATGAGVRANLYYLYNLAKES, encoded by the coding sequence GTGAAATTAACATTAGTTGATAAGCCGATAGATGAAATTTCGGCTGATTTTGAAGTGATTTTGGTAGTTGATAAAAACTTAGAGCATAAATTCATAAAAGATAGTGATAAATTTGAACTTTTAAACTATAAAGGTGATACAAATTTACTACTTCTTGAATCAAAACGCCTATATATCGGCATTAAAAAGCTAGAAAGCGATCAAATCAGAAAAGCACTAGCAAGTGCTTATAACACGCTTAAAGTTTATAATATAACAAATTTTAAAGTCGCATCATATCTTGGCGAATGCACCACAAAAAGCTATATGGCGCTAGCTGAGGGGCTTTATCTTGGAAGTTATGAGTTTAACAAATACAAAAGCGAAAAGAAAAAATATACTCTAAAAGAAATTTTTATCTCATCAAGCGAATTTAGTGGCAAAACTATCAACTTACAAAAAGCGCAAAATGGACTTAAATTTGGCAAAATCATAGCAGATGCGACAAACTACGCAAAAGATGGCGTGAATGAAATCCCAGAAATTTACACTCCACAAAAAATGGCAAGCGAGGCTGAAATTCTAGCTGCTGGTTATGATAGCGTAGAGTGCGAAATATACGACGAGGAGTTTTTACAAGAACAGAACATGAACGCATTTTTAGCGGTAAATCGCTCATCAGTTCATCCTCCACGCCTTATACATCTAGTTTACAAGCCAGATGGCGAGGCTAAAAAACGAGTCGTTTTTGTCGGTAAAGGGCTAACTTATGATAGTGGCGGGTTAAGTTTAAAGCCAAGCGATTATATGCTTACGATGAAGTGCGACAAAAGTGGTGCGCTCGCTGCAATGGGCATTATAAAAGGTGCGGCAGAACTTGAGCTGCCATTTGAAATTCACGCCGTTATCGGTGCAACTGAAAATATGATAGGCGGAAACTCATATAAACCTGATGATGTTTTAATATCTCGAAGTGGCGTAACTATCGAGGTTAGAAACACAGATGCTGAGGGGCGCTTGGTGCTAGCTGATTGTCTAAGCTGGGCTCAAGAGCTAAAACCTGATTTACTAATCGATATGGCGACACTAACTGGGGCTTGCGTTGTGGGGCTTGGTGAGTTTACAATCGGGCTTTTAGGCAACAACGAAGAGTTTAAACTAGAGTATAAAAAAGTAACCAAAGCAAGTGGCGAGCTTATGAGTGTATTGGAATTTAATGATTATTTAAGAGAGCTTATCAAAAGCAACATCGCCGATGTCAGCAACACCGCTTCAAGCAGATACGGCGGAACAACGACAGCTGGGCTGTTTTTGGATAAATTTATAAAAGATGAGTATAAAGACAGATGGCTTCATCTTGATATCGCAGGACCTGCGTATCTTGAAAAAGCGTGGGGATATAACCAAATCGGCGCTACTGGAGCTGGAGTAAGAGCAAATTTATACTATCTATATAACTTAGCAAAGGAGTCTTAA
- a CDS encoding LutB/LldF family L-lactate oxidation iron-sulfur protein: protein MKHEEIVRENLANKQLRENLSKAMHTLQTNRAKMVESKFVNWEELREQSKYAKNKALNSLEERLLEFEANATKNGFIVHWANDGDEACEIIYNIMLEKKANKILKGKSMASEEIGLNHYLEKRGITAMETDLGEVIIQLIHEAPVHIVVPAIHKNRYEIGEIFHDKLGVEKESEPEKLNAIAREYLRGEFKELSIGLGGVNFALSKEGAIWMIENEGNGRMCTTISDVLISVCGIEKVLETVEDAVSVDSMLTPSATGQFIANYNNIISGPRREGELDGPKECHIVLFDNRRTDMLRHEDYHEVLRCIRCGTCMNFCPVYDKIGGHSYQATYPGPIGDVIDPQIFGMDEHGDVVTLCSLCNRCSAVCPVKIPLADMIRKLRRDKVGDGDNPPFGTQNLSKNIAEKMVFKAVTTAFTNGWIFRNGVKAARMFNTPIHMVSGFVPVVNKWTKYKNLSNFGIDVYKEVSNMQGVRYE, encoded by the coding sequence ATGAAACATGAAGAAATAGTAAGAGAAAATCTTGCAAACAAACAACTTAGAGAAAATTTAAGCAAAGCTATGCACACTCTTCAAACAAACAGAGCTAAGATGGTGGAGAGTAAATTTGTTAATTGGGAAGAGCTTAGAGAACAAAGTAAATATGCAAAAAACAAAGCTTTAAATTCTCTTGAAGAAAGACTACTTGAGTTTGAAGCAAATGCTACGAAAAACGGCTTTATAGTGCATTGGGCTAATGATGGCGATGAAGCTTGCGAGATAATATACAACATCATGCTTGAAAAAAAGGCTAACAAAATCCTAAAAGGTAAATCTATGGCAAGCGAAGAGATAGGACTAAACCACTATCTTGAAAAAAGAGGCATTACAGCTATGGAAACAGACCTTGGAGAGGTTATAATACAGCTAATCCACGAAGCGCCAGTTCATATAGTAGTGCCGGCGATTCACAAAAATCGCTATGAAATAGGCGAAATTTTTCACGATAAACTCGGAGTTGAAAAAGAGAGCGAACCAGAGAAACTAAATGCTATCGCAAGAGAGTATCTTAGAGGTGAGTTTAAAGAGCTTAGTATAGGGCTAGGTGGAGTAAATTTTGCTTTATCTAAAGAGGGCGCTATATGGATGATTGAAAATGAGGGAAATGGTAGAATGTGTACTACTATATCTGATGTTTTAATCAGCGTTTGCGGTATAGAAAAAGTTCTTGAAACTGTAGAAGATGCAGTTAGCGTAGATAGTATGCTAACACCTTCAGCTACTGGTCAGTTTATAGCAAACTATAACAACATCATCTCAGGTCCAAGACGAGAAGGCGAACTTGATGGCCCAAAAGAGTGTCATATAGTGCTTTTTGATAACAGACGAACAGATATGCTAAGACATGAGGACTATCATGAAGTTTTAAGATGTATTAGGTGTGGAACCTGTATGAACTTTTGTCCAGTATATGATAAAATCGGCGGACACAGCTATCAAGCAACTTATCCTGGTCCTATAGGAGATGTAATCGATCCTCAAATTTTTGGTATGGATGAGCATGGCGATGTAGTAACTCTATGCAGCCTTTGTAACAGATGTAGTGCGGTATGTCCGGTAAAAATCCCGCTTGCTGATATGATAAGAAAGCTAAGAAGAGATAAGGTCGGAGATGGAGATAATCCACCTTTTGGAACACAAAATTTAAGTAAAAATATAGCCGAAAAGATGGTTTTCAAAGCCGTTACAACTGCCTTTACTAACGGATGGATATTTAGAAATGGCGTTAAAGCCGCTAGGATGTTTAACACTCCTATTCATATGGTTTCAGGCTTTGTTCCTGTTGTAAACAAATGGACTAAGTATAAAAATCTATCAAATTTTGGTATAGATGTTTATAAAGAGGTTTCAAACATGCAAGGAGTAAGATATGAGTAG
- a CDS encoding c-type cytochrome — protein sequence MRVLLVLSVFCSVLLSESFITDLEYGNMLYKNPRGIGCNRCHGLKGEGMIISKYKEYNQTSEKKDEKVLKAPAINSLSLQEFADGIVEPKGVMPSYFLTQNEIIVLYKYLKEINKEKK from the coding sequence ATGCGTGTTTTGCTTGTTTTATCGGTGTTTTGTAGCGTGTTGTTAAGTGAGAGTTTTATAACAGATCTTGAGTATGGAAATATGCTTTATAAAAATCCGCGTGGGATTGGCTGTAACAGATGTCATGGGTTAAAAGGCGAGGGCATGATAATCAGCAAATATAAAGAGTATAACCAAACTTCAGAAAAAAAAGATGAAAAAGTTCTTAAAGCGCCAGCGATAAATTCGCTCTCATTGCAAGAATTTGCCGATGGTATAGTAGAGCCAAAAGGTGTAATGCCGAGCTATTTTTTAACGCAAAATGAAATTATAGTTTTATATAAATATTTAAAAGAGATAAATAAGGAGAAAAAATGA